Genomic DNA from Desulfuromonas versatilis:
CAACCTGGCCGACAAGGAGGATCAGCAGATCTTCACCCAGGCGGACCTCGACCTGCTGACCACCTTTGCCGCCCATGCCTCGCTGATGCTTGAGCGTGCGACCTCGCTGGAGCGAACCAGCTCCCTGGAGCAGATGTCGGTCACCGATCCGCTGACCGGCATTCACAACCGGCGCCTGCTCGAGGAGCGGCTCAACGAGGAACTGAACCGCAGCCAGCGCCAGAAGCTCCCCTTCACAGTGATGCTCATCGACCTGGACAATTTCAAGGTCTACAACGACCTTTGCGGCCATATCGCCGGAGACAACGCCCTGAAGAAGAGCGCAGCGCTGCTCAAGGGCTCGGCCCGCGACATGGATATCGTGACCCGCTACGGGGGGGAGGAGTTCTGCATCGTGCTGCCCGCCACCTCGAAAAAGGAATCGCTGTTCGTCGCCGAGCGCATCCGCCGGGCCATCGAAAATCACCCCTTCCCCGGGGAAACCGGCCTGCCCCTGGGGCGGCTCACCACCAGCATCGGCGTGGCGTCTTTTCCGGAGGACGGCGACTCGGCCACCGGCCTGATCAATGCCTCCGACATGGCCCTCTACAAGGCCAAGGAGCAGGGCCGCAACCGCATCGTCCTCTACGACCAGACGCTGCAGGAGCTCAAGCAGAATCACGCCTGATCCGCCTTTTCCCGCCCGGCAAAACCTGCTATTCTTTCCGATCAGTCTGCCCAACCCCGAGGACCACGCATGTCTGCTGCATCGCAAATCGTCCTGGCTTCGGCCTCACCCCGCCGCCGCGACCTGCTCGCCCAGGTCGGCATCGCCTTCAGCGTGGAGCCGAGCCGCGCCCCGGAGGAGCTTCTCCCCGGAGAATCCCCCGCCGAGCATGTGATCCGCCTGAGCCGCGAAAAAGCCCAGGACGTTGCCGACCGCCCGGAGGTGGCCGGCCGCTGGTTCATCGGCAGCGACACCATCGTGGTGCGCGACGAGCAGATCCTCGGCAAGCCGGCCGACCGGGCCGAGGCGGCCGCCATGCTGCGCTCGCTCTCCGGGCGCAGCCACCAGGTCTGGTCCGGATACGCCGTCATCGACCGCCAGAGCGGCACTGCGGTCTGTGGCGCGGTGGCCACCAGGGTGCGCTTCAAGGAGTTGACAGAGGCGGAGATCGCGGGGTACATTGCCACCGGCGAACCGATGGACAAGGCCGGCGCCTACGCCATCCAGGGGATCGGCGCCTTCATGGTCCTCGGTATCGAGGGGAGCTACACCAGCGTGGTCGGACTGCCGCTCTGCGAGGTCATCGAGGTCCTCGAGCGCCTCGGCGCCGCCAAGCTGTTCGCAAACCATCCGTAGGGGCGAACCTGCGTGTTCGCCCATGGCGGTGGGACCACCAAAGGAGGGCAGACTCGCAGGTCTGCCCCTACAGCGCCATGACCATTCAGGAAAATCTGCAGGCCATCAACCAGCGCATCGCCGCCGCCTGCGCCCGCGCCGGGCGCAATCCCGCCGAGGTGCGCCTGGTAGCGGTCTCCAAGACCAAGCCCGCGGCCATGATCGACGAGGCCGCCGCGGCCGGCCAGCAGCTGTTCGGCGAAAGCTATGCCCAGGAGTTTTCGGCCAAGGCCGAAGAGGTGAGCTCGGCCGTGGAGTGGCATTTCATCGGCGGGCTGCAGACCAACAAGGTCAAGTACCTGCGCAGCAAGGTGAGCCTGATCCACTCGGTGGACCGCCTGTCGCTGGCCAGGGAGATCGACCGCCAGTGGGGCAAGCTCGGCCGCAGGGTCGATGTGCTGCTGCAGGTGAACCTGGGCGGCGAAGAGAGCAAGTCCGGCACCGAGGCCGCCGAACTGGAAGAGCTCGCTCGCCAGGTGGCCCGGCTGCCCAACCTGCGCATCCGCGGCCTGATGACCCTGCCCCCCTGGTGCGACGACCCCGAGGAGGTGCGCCCCTTTTTCCGCCAGCTGCACCAGCTCGCCGAGGGGCTCGCAAAGCTCGCCATCCCCGGCGTCGAAATGCGCGAACTCTCCATGGGGATGAGCCACGACTTCGAGGTGGCCGTGGAAGAAGGCGCCACCCTGGTGCGGGTCGGCACCGCCATCTTCGGCGAGCGCCAGCGCGCCGGCGGCTGAGCCGCGGCCATTCCCCGTCATGCCCTTCACCACCTTCCTTTTCGATCTCGACGGCACCCTCATCGACTCGGTGGCCGACCTGGCCACGGGGATCAACCTGCTGCGCGGCGAACTGGCGCTGCCGCCCCTGGATATCCCGACGGTGCGCAGCTACGTCGGCGACGGGGCCACCGCGCTGGTGCGCCGGGCGCTCCCCGAGGGGGAATTCAGTGAGGCGCGCCTGCAGCGCTTTCTGGAGCTTTACAGTGCGCACCTGATGGAGCAGACCGTCGTCTACCCGGGGATCCTCGAGTTTCTCGAATTGCACGCTGGCCGGCCGATGGCGGTGGTGACCAACAAGCCGCTCGGTTTTTCCCTGCGCCTGCTCGAGGGGCTGGGACTTTCCGGCTTTTTCCCCGTGGTGCTGGGCGGCGAGAGCTGCCAGGCCAAAAAACCCGACCCGGCCCCGGTGCGCGAGGCGCTGCGGCTGCTCGGGGCCAAGGCCGACAGCGCGGTGATGATCGGCGACCACCACACCGACCTCAAGGCCGGCCTGGGCGCCGGGGTGCGCACCTGCTTCTGCGCCTGGGGGATCGGCAGCGATGACGGCGAGCCCTACGACTTTCACGCCGCCTCCCCCTTCGATCTGCCGCGGCTGTTTCCCGGGGGGGAGCGTTGAGCGAGCGGCCCGCCCTGACCCAGAAGGAGATCGCGCTCTTTTTCTTTCCGCTGCTGCTCAACGTGCAGATGATGAGTGTCTCCCACTCCATCATCAACGCCGCCCTGGCCCGCCTTGAAGACTTCGTGACCGCCCTGGCCGCCTTTTCGGTGGCCATGGTGCTGCACCTGCTGCTCGCCTCCCCCTCCTACCAGAACCATACGGTGACCATCGCCATGGTGCGCGGCCGCAAGTCCCTGCGGGGCACGGTGTTTTTCGTCGTGCTGGTGGCGCTTTACGTCTCGTTCATGCTGGCCCTGGTCGCCTTCACCCCGCTGGGCGATTTCGTGCTCGGCCGCATCCTCGGGGTGACCGGGGAGATCGCCGCCCAGGCCAAGGCGGTGCTCGGCATCCTGGTGCTGCTCCCCTTTCTCACCGGCTTTCGCGGCCTGTTCCAGGGGCTGGTGATCCAGGCCCGGCGCACCGGCCTGGTCTCCTTCGCCACCCTGGTGCGGGTGGTGGCCCTGCTCGGTTTTCTCGCCCTGGGGCGGCGCTGGTACGCCGGAGCGGTGCTCGGTGCCTTCGGCCTGCTCGCCTGCATCGGCGTGGAGACCGTGCTGATGGGATTTTTCGCCTGGCGCTGCCGGGTTCGCCACGCCAGCCAGGAGGAGCGCGGGGCCCTTGAGATCCTGCGCTTCGCCTTTCCCCTGGCCTATTCCTCGTGCCTGCAGCAGAGCGTGCCGCTATTGATCAACGCCATCATCAGCCGCCTGCCCGACGGCCCGCTGGCGCTGGCCTCCTTCGGCGTCATCCGCGGCTTCATCTTTCTGCTGGGCGGCCCCATGCGCAACCTGCAGCAGGCCCACCTGACCCTGGTCCGGGACCTGGTCGACTATCTTACGTTGGTGCGCTTCTTCCGCTGGGTCGGCAGCGGCCTGGCAGTGTTGACGGTGGTGATCGCCTACCCCTTGAGCGCGCCGGTGCTCGGCGGCCTGATGGGTCTTGACGAGCAGACCCGGGCCTACATCGCCCTGCCGCTGGCCGGCTGCGCGCTCTACTGCTACCTCTACGGGGCGGCCAACCTGCTGCGCGGCTGGTTCACCGGCGAAGACCGCACCCGCCAGCTTGGCCGCTCGGTGGTCTACAAGATCCTGTTCCTGCTTCTCTGCTGGGGCCTGCTGTCCCTGCTCCCCCTCCCCGTCCCCGGTGTGGCGGTCGCGGTGTTTCTGCTGCTTGCCGCGGAAACCTGCGAGGCCTGGTACCTGCACCATCAGCGCCGCCGCCTGCTCCCATCCGGGCCGGGCTCCGCGCAGCTGTTATAATAAACAAGCAGTTGCACATTTTCCCATGATGGTCCATGTCTACCTTCGGTCAATCCACTTCCGCAGGAGTGCAGGGTGCCCGATTCACGATCCGCCGATCAAGAAAAACCACCAGGTTCGCCGGCTTCCACCGTTCTTGTGGTTCTCGAACGCCCCGGGCAGGCCAGGCTGCTTCGCCAGGCCTTCGCCAGCCCGGGCGCAGGCCTGCGGGTGGTTCTGGCCGCCAGTCTCGCCGAGGCACGGAGCTACCTGGCCCGAGGCAACCCCGCTCTGGCGGTGCTCGACCGGGTTCTGCCCGATGGCCGAGCGAGCGAGCTGTTCCCGGTCGAACAGGGGCACCCGGCGTTTCCGGTGATTATCCTGACCGATCCCGGGGATTCGGCGGAACCCGCAGAGCTTGACGGGCGCGTCGGGTCCCTAGACTACCTGGCCAAATCCGACGCTGTCCTGCTTGCTCTTCCCCAAATTGCCGAACTGGCCCTGCGCAGATGGCGCGACAGTCTGGAACACCGAAAGGCTGCCGAAGCTCTGCGGATCAGCGAAGCGAGATTTCGCGGCGCCTTCGAAACCGCCGCCCACGGCATGGCGCTGGTGGGAACCGACGGACATTTTCAGCAGGTCAACCAGGCGTTCTGCACCATGCTCGGCTACAGCGAAGCGGAGCTGCTGGCGACCGACTTCCAGAGCCTCACCCATCCCGAGGATCTGGGCAAAGGCCCGGACTGCATTCGCCAACTGCTGGCGGGGGAAACCCTGGTGTGCCATTTCGAAAAACGCTATTACCACAAGCAGGGCAGCATCATTTGGGCCCTGCTCAGCGTCACCCTGGTTCGTGACGGGATGGGAAATCCGCTGCACCTGGTTGCACAGATCCTGGACATCACAGAACGCAAACAGGGCGAGGAGAAACTGCGGGAGGCCAACCGGGAATTGGAAGCCTTCGTCCACACCATCTCCCATGACCTGCGCACCCCCCTGACACCCATTATCGGGTTCGCCGGCTACCTGAAAGAGACTTACCAGGGGAGCCTGGACAGCCACGCCACTGAAATTCTCGGGGATATCGAGACCCAGGGGAATAAAATGCTGGTCCTTCTGGAAGATCTGCTCGAACTGGCCCAGGCCGGGCACCTGAAGAGGCCCCGACGCCCGGTTTGCACGGAAGAGATCGTCAGTGAGGTCATTGAGACCCTGAAGAGCCAGTTTCCCCACGCCGCGGCGAACATGGAAATTGCCCCTCCCCTGCCCCCTGTCCGCGCGCCTCGAACCCTGCTCTTCCAGCTTTTTTCCAACCTCATCGGCAACGCCTTCCGCTACGGCCTCTCCGCCAAAGGGCCGGTCCAGGTGGGGGGGGAGCGCAACGGGGGGCGGGTCAGGTTTTTCATCCGCGATCATGGACCGGGCATCCCCGCGGAAGAGCGCGAACGGATTTTCGCACTTTTCTACCGCGGCACCACCGGCCGCGACAATCCCGGCACCGGCATCGGGCTGGCCACGGTACGCAAGATCGCCCAGTCATTCGAAGGACGCTGCTGGGTGGAGGAAACACCCGGCGGGGGGAGCACCTTCTGGGTGGAACTAGGCGATCCGCCGGCTGAGGAATAAGCCCATCCGAGGGGTCGCCACCCCGCGGCAAGCCGGGGGGCGGTCATTGCGCGCAGATGGCAGCAGCAGTACAATGGGCCGAAGGAGCCCGCCATGGAAAAAAAACACCCCTGCCCCGACTGCAAACAGTGCCAGTGGTGCAGTGACGATCGTTGCCGGCTGTGCCTGAAAACCGGCTGCCGCAAGAAGCTGTCGATGGCCGAGCAGATCGCGCTCTTCGAAAAGCTCAACGCGCCCGGCTGCCCCCGGATTGAACCGGACTCCAAACCCTCCTGAACCGCCCCCTTCCCGCGATTTTAATCCCACCTCATTCAGCTCCTGTCATTAGTCGTTTTTACTCGCAAATTCAACTAGTTATGGCGCGCTATTTGCTGTTGACAACGGCATCTGCGAACGTCTATGAATAGAGTCTCGGCATCCGGGTCGGTTCGCCAACAAGAGTTTTTTGGTACGAATACTCAAGTACGCCTTCAGGGAAACAACCACATGGACTGGCTTTTTCCAGCCGTCATATCCGCTTTGGCCTGCGGCCTGGTCATGGTCCTGGTGTTTGCCTTCCTGCACCGGCAATACCGCGACCGGCACCTCGCCCTCTGGGGATGGAGCTGGCTGTTCTTTTCGCTGCGCTTCGTGGTGGTTCTGCTGCAGATCCAGGGGATCGCGCCGACCCTGTCACCCTGGCTGATCCAGGCCTTCAGCCTGGCCAGCGGACTGCTGATTCTCCAGGGCTGCTACGCCTTCATCGGCCAGAAGGCTTCCCCGCTGTGGATCGCCTGCGGGTTCATGGGGGTGGTCTGGCTGTTCTGCGCCCGCCTCGCCGACTTTTCCTTTTTCGCCGAGAACCTGCCGATTTTCGCCTTTTATGCCCTGGTATCGATCTGGGCCGGCGGCCTGCTGCTCAAGTCCGGGCAGGCCCGGGGCCCGGGCAAGCACCTCACAGGCTGGGGCCTGATCCTCTGGGGGCTGCACAAGCTCGACTATCCCTTCCTGAGGCCCGTGGAATGGTTCGCCCCCTGGGGTTTTCTGATCGCCGGGGTGTTGAGCCTGACCATCGCCCTGGGGATGCTGCTCACCTATTTCCAAAGGGTCCGCGACGAACTGCTGGACCAGAAAGCCAAGCTGCGCCAGAGCCGGGAATATTTCCGCACCCTGGTAGAGGCCATCCCCCAGGGAGTCATCGAGTGTGACACCCGCGGCCGCATCACCTACGCCAATGCCGGCTACTGCCGGATGAAGGGGAAACTACCCGGCGATATCATCGATGAATATCTCTGGGACATGGTGACCCTGACCGAGGGGCGGCGCAAGCTGCGGGAAAAATTCATAAAAATCCTCGCCGAACGGCCGACCCCCTCCCCGGAAATCCTGCTCAACTTCACCCACGACCACAAACTGGCCTGGCGACAGCTGGACTGGGCCTATCTGCAGGACGACCTGGGGCAGCTGACGGGGTTCATCGCCCTGGTCACCGACATCACCGAAAGAATCCACCGGGAAGAGGCCCTGCGCGCCGCCAACCAGACCCTGGAGGCCCTGTTTCATGCCGCCCCCACCCCGATCTGCGCCCTGGATCTCGGGGGCCGGGTCACCCAGTGGAACCCGGCGGCGGAAAAGGTTTTCGGCTGGAGCCGCGAGGAGCTTTTGGACCGCGCCTACCCGCTGGTGCCCGAGGAGCGCAGCGAGGAGTTCCGCGCCAACCTGCAGCTGGCCAGGGAAGGGCAGAGCCAGCTGATGTTCGAGACCGTGCGCCTCCACAAAGACGGCGATGAGGTCCAGGTACGGATCTCCTCGGCCCCCTTGCGCAGCCGCCAGGACGAGGTGACCGGGGTCATCCTGGTAATGGACGACATCACCGCGGTCAAGCGGGCCGAGGCCGCCCTGAAAAAGCAGGCGACGCTGCACCAGACGGTGCTCAATGCCATTCCGGCGCCGATTTTCTTCAAGGACAGCGAGGGGATCTACATCGGCTGCAACGACGCCTTCGCCGAGTTTCTCAGGCGCCCGCGCGAGAACATCGTCGGCCAGTCGGTCTACGGAGTGGCCCCGGCGGAGCTCGCCGACATCTATCACCGCGCCGATATGGAGCTGATGCAAAGGAGCGGCAACCAGGTTTACGAGGCCCAGGTCGCCTACGCCGACGGCACCCGGCGGGACGTAGTGTTCCACAAGTCGGTTTTCCAAAGGGCCGATGGTCGTCTCGGCGGGCTGGTCGGGGCCATGATCGACATCTCCGAGCGCAAGCAGATGGAGACGGCGCTGCGGGAAAGCGAGCGGAAGTTCCGCGCCATCTTCGACCAGACCCTGCAGTTCATCGGGCTGGTTTCCCCCGAGGGCATCCTGCTGGAGGCCAACCGCTCCTCCCTCGAGGCCCTCGGCCTGGAAGAATCTCAGGTCCAGGGGAAGCCGTTCTGCGACACCCCCTGGTGGAGCCACTCCGCCACGGAAAGGGACAAGCTGGTCCGGGCCATAGACCGGGCCCGCCAGGGCGAGCTGGTGCGCATGGAGACCAGTCACCCCAACCCGGCCGGGGGATTCTACCAGGTGGATTTCAGCCTCAAGCCGGTGATCGGGCAGGACGGGGCTCCGGCCTACCTGATTGCCGAGGGGCGCGACATCTCGCGAATGAAGCAGGCCCAGTCGCGGCTGCTGGACAGCGAAACCCGCTTCCGCCGCCTCTCGGTGGAATTCCAGACCCTGCTCGACGGCATCCCGGAGCGGATCATCCACCTTTCGCCCGAGATGAAGATCATCTGGGCCAACCGCTCGGCGGCCGCCGGTGAGGGCCGCAAGGCTGCAGCCGTCACCGGTCATCTCTGCCACCAGCGCTTTCACCACAGCGCCCAGCCGCACCCCGACTGCCCGGTGCAGAAAAGCTTCCGCAGCGGCCGCGTGGAAAGCGCCAAGATCACCGATGCCGACGGCAGCGTGTGGGGGGTGAAGGCCTTCCCCCAGAAGACCCCGGAGGGACAGGTCGCCAGCGTCATCGAAATGGCCAGCGACATTACCGAACGCATCCAGCACCAGCAGGAAGCCGAGCGCACCGGCCGGCTGGCCTCCCTGGGCGAGCTTTCGGCGGGGGTGGCCCATGAGATCAACAACCCCAACGGTCTGATCCTTCTCAACCTGCCGTTTCTGAGCGAGGCATTCGCCGACGCCATGCCGATCCTCGATGCCTGGCACCGACAACAGGGCGAGTACTCCCTGGGGGGATTGGAATTTTCGCGGGTAAGGGAAGAGATCCCCAAGGTTTTCGAGGAAATGATCGACAGCGGCCAGCGCATCAGGGCGATTGTCGAGGATCTGAAGAATTTCGTGCGCCGCAACGGCGAAGCCCCCCGCGAGAGGTTCGATCTCAACCGGGCGGTGCAGACCAGTTTGCGCCTGACCTCCAACACCCTGCGCCAGGCCACCGAGCGGTTCACCACGGCTCTGGCGGAGCAGCTTCCGCCGGTGCTGGGCAACAGCCAGCGCATCGAGCAGGTGCTGGTAAACCTGATCCAGAATGCCTGCCAGGCGCTGCCCGACCGCAACCGGGGCATCCACCTGGAAACCGCCCACGATGCCCCGCAAAAACAGGTCGTGCTCCGCCTGCGCGACGAGGGGTGCGGCATCCCCCCGCAAGCCATCCCCCGCATCACCGACCCCTTTTTCACCACCAAGCGCGATACCGGAGGCACCGGCCTAGGCCTGTCGGTTTCGGCGCGCATCGTCAAGGATCACGGCGGTTCGCTCAGCTTCGACTCGGCTCCCGGCAAGGGGACCTGCGTCACCCTGAGCCTTCCCGTTTTCGAGGAGGATTCGCAAGGATGAAGGCCGCTCTCTACCCCAAGAATCCGGTCCTGCTTGTGGATGACGAGCCGGCCTGGCTGCGCAGCCTGGGCAGGGCCCTGGAACGTTCGGCCGGGATCAACAACCAAATCGTCTGCCAGGACAGCCGCCAGGTCATGCAGATTCTCGCCCGCCAACCGGCCAGCCTGGTCCTGCTCGACCTGACCATGCCTCACCTTCCCGGCGAGGAACTGCTCGGCAGCCTCGTCCAGAACCATCCCGAAACCCCGGTCATCATCCTCACCGGCGTCAACCAGGTGGAAACCTCGGTGCGCTGCATGAAGCAGGGGGCCTTCGATTTCTTCGTCAAGGGGGTCGAAGAAGAGCGCCTGGCTGCCGGGGTGCTGCGCGCCATCCGCATGCAGGAACTCGACCGGGAGGTGCGCGAGCTGAAAAACGGGCTGCTCGACGGACAGGTGGAAAACCTCGATGCCTTCTCCGGAATCCTCACCCGCAGCCCGAAGATGCACGCCATTTTCCGCTACATCGAGGCGGTGGCGCCCAGCAGCCAGCCGGTGCTGGTCACCGGCGAGAGCGGTGCCGGCAAGGAGCTGGTGGCTCGGGCCCTGCATCTCATCGGCCGTCCGGAAGGGCCCTGGGTGCCGGTCAACGTCGCCGGGCTCGACGACAGCATCTTTTCGGACACGCTTTTCGGCCACACCCGCGGAGCCTTTACCGGTGCCGACCGGGCCCGCGCGGGGATGATCGAACAGGCCGCCGGGGGCACCCTGTTTCTGGACGAGATCGGCGATCTGAGCCCGGCCTCGCAGGTCAAGCTGCTGCGCCTGCTGCAGGAAGGGGAATATCTGCCCATCGGCGCCGACCGGCCCAAGCGCAGCAGCGCCCGTATCATCGTCGCCACCAACCAGAACCTGGCCGCCCTGCAGGCCTCCGGCGCCTTCCGCAAGGACCTGTTCTACCGCCTGCAGGGGCACCAGGTGCAGCTGCCGCCGCTGCGCGAGCGCCCCGAGGATCTTCCGCTGCTGCTCGAGCACTTTCTGGCCAAGGCCGCCAGGGAGCTGGGCAAGCGCAAACCGACCGCCCCGGAGGAGCTTGCGGTTCTACTGGCCACCTACCATTTTCCAGGGAACATCCGCGAGCTCGAGGGGATGGTTCACAACGCCGTGGCCACCCACCAGGCGGGCAAGCTCTCCACCCAGAGTTTCCGCGTGGCGCTGGGACTGGAGCGGAGCGAGGCGACGGGCAACGGCAAGGGCGCCGCATCAGGCCCCGAAACGCCCGGCCTGGTCTTCGGCGACCAGCTGCCGACCCTGAGCGAGGCCGCCGATCTGCTGGTCGCGGAGGCGCTGAGCCGCTCCCAGGGCAACCAGACCATCGCCGCCGGCCTGCTCGGCATCACCCGGCCGGCCCTCAGCAAGCGCCTCAAGAAGCTGCGCGCCTGACCACCTGCGAGTCAGCCTTTTGACGGCGGGGCCCATCCCCATCGCCCCGCCCCACTCCAGTCATATCTAAGGGTTGGCAGGTCGCCTTGCACGGGCACTCCCCTTGCATGGCACGCCCCCAGG
This window encodes:
- a CDS encoding Maf family protein produces the protein MSAASQIVLASASPRRRDLLAQVGIAFSVEPSRAPEELLPGESPAEHVIRLSREKAQDVADRPEVAGRWFIGSDTIVVRDEQILGKPADRAEAAAMLRSLSGRSHQVWSGYAVIDRQSGTAVCGAVATRVRFKELTEAEIAGYIATGEPMDKAGAYAIQGIGAFMVLGIEGSYTSVVGLPLCEVIEVLERLGAAKLFANHP
- a CDS encoding YggS family pyridoxal phosphate-dependent enzyme → MTIQENLQAINQRIAAACARAGRNPAEVRLVAVSKTKPAAMIDEAAAAGQQLFGESYAQEFSAKAEEVSSAVEWHFIGGLQTNKVKYLRSKVSLIHSVDRLSLAREIDRQWGKLGRRVDVLLQVNLGGEESKSGTEAAELEELARQVARLPNLRIRGLMTLPPWCDDPEEVRPFFRQLHQLAEGLAKLAIPGVEMRELSMGMSHDFEVAVEEGATLVRVGTAIFGERQRAGG
- a CDS encoding HAD family hydrolase, which encodes MPFTTFLFDLDGTLIDSVADLATGINLLRGELALPPLDIPTVRSYVGDGATALVRRALPEGEFSEARLQRFLELYSAHLMEQTVVYPGILEFLELHAGRPMAVVTNKPLGFSLRLLEGLGLSGFFPVVLGGESCQAKKPDPAPVREALRLLGAKADSAVMIGDHHTDLKAGLGAGVRTCFCAWGIGSDDGEPYDFHAASPFDLPRLFPGGER
- a CDS encoding sigma-54-dependent transcriptional regulator; this translates as MKAALYPKNPVLLVDDEPAWLRSLGRALERSAGINNQIVCQDSRQVMQILARQPASLVLLDLTMPHLPGEELLGSLVQNHPETPVIILTGVNQVETSVRCMKQGAFDFFVKGVEEERLAAGVLRAIRMQELDREVRELKNGLLDGQVENLDAFSGILTRSPKMHAIFRYIEAVAPSSQPVLVTGESGAGKELVARALHLIGRPEGPWVPVNVAGLDDSIFSDTLFGHTRGAFTGADRARAGMIEQAAGGTLFLDEIGDLSPASQVKLLRLLQEGEYLPIGADRPKRSSARIIVATNQNLAALQASGAFRKDLFYRLQGHQVQLPPLRERPEDLPLLLEHFLAKAARELGKRKPTAPEELAVLLATYHFPGNIRELEGMVHNAVATHQAGKLSTQSFRVALGLERSEATGNGKGAASGPETPGLVFGDQLPTLSEAADLLVAEALSRSQGNQTIAAGLLGITRPALSKRLKKLRA
- a CDS encoding sensor histidine kinase; the encoded protein is MPDSRSADQEKPPGSPASTVLVVLERPGQARLLRQAFASPGAGLRVVLAASLAEARSYLARGNPALAVLDRVLPDGRASELFPVEQGHPAFPVIILTDPGDSAEPAELDGRVGSLDYLAKSDAVLLALPQIAELALRRWRDSLEHRKAAEALRISEARFRGAFETAAHGMALVGTDGHFQQVNQAFCTMLGYSEAELLATDFQSLTHPEDLGKGPDCIRQLLAGETLVCHFEKRYYHKQGSIIWALLSVTLVRDGMGNPLHLVAQILDITERKQGEEKLREANRELEAFVHTISHDLRTPLTPIIGFAGYLKETYQGSLDSHATEILGDIETQGNKMLVLLEDLLELAQAGHLKRPRRPVCTEEIVSEVIETLKSQFPHAAANMEIAPPLPPVRAPRTLLFQLFSNLIGNAFRYGLSAKGPVQVGGERNGGRVRFFIRDHGPGIPAEERERIFALFYRGTTGRDNPGTGIGLATVRKIAQSFEGRCWVEETPGGGSTFWVELGDPPAEE
- a CDS encoding PAS domain S-box protein; protein product: MDWLFPAVISALACGLVMVLVFAFLHRQYRDRHLALWGWSWLFFSLRFVVVLLQIQGIAPTLSPWLIQAFSLASGLLILQGCYAFIGQKASPLWIACGFMGVVWLFCARLADFSFFAENLPIFAFYALVSIWAGGLLLKSGQARGPGKHLTGWGLILWGLHKLDYPFLRPVEWFAPWGFLIAGVLSLTIALGMLLTYFQRVRDELLDQKAKLRQSREYFRTLVEAIPQGVIECDTRGRITYANAGYCRMKGKLPGDIIDEYLWDMVTLTEGRRKLREKFIKILAERPTPSPEILLNFTHDHKLAWRQLDWAYLQDDLGQLTGFIALVTDITERIHREEALRAANQTLEALFHAAPTPICALDLGGRVTQWNPAAEKVFGWSREELLDRAYPLVPEERSEEFRANLQLAREGQSQLMFETVRLHKDGDEVQVRISSAPLRSRQDEVTGVILVMDDITAVKRAEAALKKQATLHQTVLNAIPAPIFFKDSEGIYIGCNDAFAEFLRRPRENIVGQSVYGVAPAELADIYHRADMELMQRSGNQVYEAQVAYADGTRRDVVFHKSVFQRADGRLGGLVGAMIDISERKQMETALRESERKFRAIFDQTLQFIGLVSPEGILLEANRSSLEALGLEESQVQGKPFCDTPWWSHSATERDKLVRAIDRARQGELVRMETSHPNPAGGFYQVDFSLKPVIGQDGAPAYLIAEGRDISRMKQAQSRLLDSETRFRRLSVEFQTLLDGIPERIIHLSPEMKIIWANRSAAAGEGRKAAAVTGHLCHQRFHHSAQPHPDCPVQKSFRSGRVESAKITDADGSVWGVKAFPQKTPEGQVASVIEMASDITERIQHQQEAERTGRLASLGELSAGVAHEINNPNGLILLNLPFLSEAFADAMPILDAWHRQQGEYSLGGLEFSRVREEIPKVFEEMIDSGQRIRAIVEDLKNFVRRNGEAPRERFDLNRAVQTSLRLTSNTLRQATERFTTALAEQLPPVLGNSQRIEQVLVNLIQNACQALPDRNRGIHLETAHDAPQKQVVLRLRDEGCGIPPQAIPRITDPFFTTKRDTGGTGLGLSVSARIVKDHGGSLSFDSAPGKGTCVTLSLPVFEEDSQG